In Anopheles gambiae chromosome 2, idAnoGambNW_F1_1, whole genome shotgun sequence, a single window of DNA contains:
- the LOC1276444 gene encoding bax inhibitor 1 has protein sequence MATSFANFSFERLSQQMGAKLDPRLRQHLSKVYGCLAATCSTATVGSLIHLSGIWEAGLLSAFASLGLILGMVFTPDNGKNFVQRFSMLMGIGLFTGHSLGLLLEQVIYMNPAIVVTALVGTTTIFACLTASAFFAKRGKYLYLGGILMSALSTMALINLGNLFFRSYIVQDISLYLGLIVMAGFVLFDTHMIMEKHRLGSNDFIGHSLDLFYDVISIFRRLLVILAQREDNNERRKRKSN, from the exons ATGGCCACGTCATTTGCAAACTTTTCGTTTGAGCGACTATCGCAACAAATGGGTGCAAAATT GGATCCTCGGCTGCGCCAACATCTGTCCAAAGTGTACGGCTGTTTGGCCGCCACCTGCAGCACGGCCACGGTCGGTTCGCTCATACACCTGTCCGGCATCTGGGAGGCCGGCCTGCTGAGTGCGTTCGCGTCCCTCGGACTCATCCTGGGCATGGTGTTCACGCCGGACAATGGTAAAAACTTCGTGCAGCGGTTCAGCATGCTGATGGGCATCGGGCTGTTCACGGGCCATTCGCTCGGCCTGCTGCTCGAGCAGGTCATCTACATGAATCCGGCGATCGTCGTGACGGCGCTGGTCGGTACGACGACCATCTTCGCCTGCCTGACCGCGTCCGCCTTCTTTGCCAAGCGCGGCAAGTACCTGTACCTCGGCGGCATTCTAATGAGCGCCCTCAGCACGATGGCCCTGATCAACCTTGGCAATCTTTTCTTCCGCTCGTACATCGTGCAAGAC ATTTCCCTCTACCTCGGGCTGATCGTGATGGCCGGCTTCGTCCTGTTCGACACGCACATGATCATGGAGAAGCACCGCCTGGGCAGCAACGATTTCATCGGCCACTCGCTGGATCTGTTCTACGATGTGATTAGCATTTTCCGCCGCCTGCTTGTGATTCTTGCCCAGCGGGAGGATAACAACGAGCGCCGAAAGCGAAAGAGCAACTAA
- the LOC1276445 gene encoding protein PDF: MAKVSAACVLLVCLWLRASAALPAFEDDRDLDRELYIRQLAEWLADQSTDFLNELTSFPPCRPCSSYEHTRQPIAVVPRAPYAKRNSELINSLLSLPKTMNDAGK; the protein is encoded by the exons ATGGCTAAAGTTAGTGCTGCCTGTGTACTGTTGGTTTGTCTGTGGCTCCGAGCGAGTGCGGCCCTGCCCGCTTTCGAGGATGATCGGGATTTGGATAGAGAA CTCTACATCCGCCAGCTGGCCGAATGGCTCGCCGACCAGTCGACGGACTTTCTGAACGAGCTGACCAGCTTCCCGCCGTGCAGGCCGTGTAGCAGCTACGAGCACACCCGGCAACCGATTGCCGTCGTCCCGCGGGCACCGTACGCGAAGCGTAACTCCGAGCTAATAAACTCCCTCCTAAGCCTGCCGAAAACGATGAACGATGCTGGCAAGTAA